From Syntrophaceae bacterium, one genomic window encodes:
- a CDS encoding CsbD family protein, translated as MKSSIRDKAEGTFHQVKGKIKEVTGELTDNQKLETEGTGEKIAGQVQEKIGQVKSVLGK; from the coding sequence ATGAAATCGAGCATTAGGGACAAGGCGGAAGGCACGTTTCATCAAGTAAAAGGTAAAATCAAGGAGGTTACGGGAGAACTAACAGATAATCAAAAGTTGGAAACTGAAGGCACCGGTGAAAAGATAGCCGGCCAGGTTCAGGAGAAAATCGGGCAGGTCAAGTCGGTTCTAGGAAAGTAG